From a region of the Corallococcus coralloides DSM 2259 genome:
- a CDS encoding RNA polymerase sigma factor, giving the protein MEAFRRGDTAVLTQVYRTYSPEVLRYLSRRFSVHSETGTRSVALTPLDLDAAHQETFVRAFRPHMRQAYDGVRPYLGFLLTVARSTAIDLMRASGRVAREAIPLDDAPELTHAPTEGKSPEEEALGAEVRSIVRRFLEALPDEGRALAQLRFMDGLSQESAADQLQLTRGEVRVRERRLRLQFTEHLKDSGWLDSDVVPGRLQLGALLATLALLCAIPFGSLP; this is encoded by the coding sequence GACACCGCCGTGCTCACCCAGGTCTACCGCACCTATTCGCCTGAAGTGCTGCGCTACCTGTCCCGGCGCTTCTCCGTCCATTCGGAGACCGGCACCCGCTCCGTCGCGCTCACGCCCCTGGACCTGGACGCCGCCCATCAGGAGACCTTCGTGCGGGCCTTCCGCCCCCACATGCGCCAGGCCTACGACGGCGTGCGCCCCTACCTGGGCTTCCTGCTCACCGTCGCCCGCTCCACCGCCATCGACCTGATGCGCGCCTCCGGCCGCGTGGCCCGGGAGGCCATCCCCCTGGATGACGCGCCGGAGCTCACCCATGCCCCCACCGAGGGCAAGAGCCCGGAGGAGGAAGCCCTGGGCGCGGAGGTCCGCTCCATCGTGCGCCGCTTCCTGGAGGCCCTGCCCGACGAAGGGCGCGCCCTGGCCCAGCTGCGCTTCATGGACGGCCTGTCCCAGGAGTCCGCCGCCGACCAGCTCCAGCTCACCCGCGGCGAGGTGCGGGTGCGCGAGCGCCGCCTGCGGTTGCAGTTCACCGAACACCTGAAGGACTCGGGCTGGCTGGACAGCGATGTCGTGCCGGGACGCCTGCAATTGGGCGCCCTGCTCGCCACCCTGGCCCTGCTGTGCGCCATCCCATTCGGGAGCCTCCCATGA
- a CDS encoding caspase family protein, whose protein sequence is MKKLEVLLGAALLMAAPEAFADTVRRALVIAHNGSDDPALAPLRYADDDGVLWAETLKRLGVETTLLVDPDEPTRKGGSLVLKSAQAPTRAAVEQAVKRLQAATLADHAAGRQTDVLIVYVGHGNTDDAGRAYFTLADARLDRGSLYSELVDPLGADYVHVIADACRASGVVGSRGGTPDAAVLAELRGVLAREQLASRPHVGALFAESEDGETHEWSRIRAGVFSHVARSGLLGGADINGDGQVEYSELAAFVAASLHGVKGMPARLSVNAFAPTAEPRRPLVGPAPEGPRVTFPAGFEYARLSVEDAAGQRLVDVRRSPQQWTQILLPLRDVYWVRAPDAEARVTLAQLSSGTPELRPRELQERGPAEEALRRGLFAVPLDRSFYDEYVAAVGLVPVDFSHSFQPSVSSGARSPLAVAGPSHWTSRLELGLGAGRSPLGLAKFAAGPSLSWRTPSSMDLLYYGVRGAYGVTPLAARDGIRLHRFTVEGLVGLDRPANTPLFAEVGLGWGILGLTAPGFLQADTSVLTGHVAAGVTGRFAGMPVRLSAQVGLDRVTANGQTGMDRQYGLEISLRR, encoded by the coding sequence ATGAAGAAGCTGGAAGTCCTCCTGGGGGCGGCGCTGCTGATGGCGGCGCCGGAGGCATTCGCGGACACCGTGCGGCGCGCGCTCGTCATCGCCCACAACGGCAGTGATGACCCGGCGCTCGCGCCGCTGCGCTACGCGGACGACGACGGCGTGCTGTGGGCGGAGACGCTCAAGCGGCTGGGCGTGGAGACCACGCTGCTCGTGGATCCGGACGAGCCCACGCGCAAGGGCGGCAGCCTGGTGCTGAAGTCCGCGCAGGCGCCCACGCGCGCCGCGGTGGAGCAGGCCGTGAAGCGGCTGCAGGCGGCGACGCTCGCGGACCACGCGGCGGGACGCCAGACGGACGTGCTCATCGTCTACGTGGGCCACGGCAACACGGACGACGCGGGCCGCGCCTACTTCACGCTCGCCGACGCGCGCCTGGACCGCGGCAGCCTCTACTCGGAGCTCGTGGATCCGCTGGGCGCGGACTACGTGCACGTCATCGCGGATGCGTGCCGTGCCTCCGGCGTGGTGGGCAGCCGCGGCGGGACGCCGGACGCGGCGGTGCTGGCGGAGTTGCGCGGCGTGCTCGCGCGCGAACAGCTGGCGTCGCGCCCCCACGTGGGCGCCCTCTTCGCGGAGAGCGAGGACGGCGAGACGCACGAGTGGTCCCGCATCCGCGCGGGCGTCTTCAGCCACGTGGCCCGCTCCGGCCTGCTGGGCGGCGCGGACATCAACGGCGATGGCCAGGTGGAGTACAGCGAGCTGGCCGCGTTCGTGGCCGCCTCGCTGCACGGCGTGAAGGGCATGCCCGCGCGCCTGTCCGTCAACGCCTTCGCGCCCACGGCCGAGCCCCGCCGCCCGCTGGTGGGCCCCGCGCCCGAAGGCCCCCGGGTCACCTTCCCCGCCGGCTTCGAGTACGCGCGCCTCTCCGTGGAGGACGCGGCCGGCCAGCGGCTGGTGGACGTGCGGCGCTCGCCGCAGCAGTGGACGCAGATCCTGCTGCCGCTGCGCGACGTGTACTGGGTGCGCGCGCCGGACGCGGAGGCGCGCGTCACGCTGGCGCAGCTGTCCTCCGGCACGCCAGAGCTGCGCCCGCGCGAGCTTCAGGAGAGAGGTCCCGCGGAGGAGGCGCTCCGCCGGGGCCTGTTCGCCGTTCCGCTGGACCGGTCGTTCTACGACGAGTACGTCGCCGCCGTGGGGCTGGTGCCGGTGGACTTCAGCCACTCCTTCCAGCCGTCCGTCAGCAGCGGAGCGCGCTCGCCGCTGGCCGTGGCGGGGCCGTCCCACTGGACGTCCCGGTTGGAGCTGGGCCTGGGCGCGGGGCGCTCGCCGCTGGGGCTGGCGAAGTTCGCCGCCGGGCCCAGCCTGTCGTGGCGCACGCCGTCCTCCATGGACCTGCTCTACTACGGCGTGCGCGGGGCGTACGGCGTGACGCCGCTCGCGGCCCGGGACGGCATCCGGCTGCACCGCTTCACGGTGGAGGGGCTGGTGGGACTGGACCGTCCCGCGAACACGCCGCTGTTCGCGGAGGTGGGGCTGGGCTGGGGAATCCTGGGCCTCACGGCGCCGGGCTTCCTCCAGGCGGACACCTCGGTGCTCACCGGCCACGTGGCCGCGGGCGTGACGGGGCGGTTCGCGGGCATGCCCGTGCGGCTGTCGGCCCAGGTGGGGCTGGATCGCGTCACCGCCAACGGCCAGACCGGAATGGACAGGCAGTACGGCCTGGAGATTTCCCTCAGGCGCTAG
- a CDS encoding DUF6311 domain-containing protein — translation MSEPAPSLSPPPSSSTSHRALVVARALAVLGGLGWFLWLGGGPVLPPTRIDWMMREDWAAHIFGWLFFRNADWTLPLGAAPNHFHPYGSSVALTDGNPWAALLFKPLSPLLPVDFQYTGPWLALCYALMGYFGAKLVETVSPRPVPMALGGTLLALSPVMAARFGHPTLCAHWLLLALLWLNLRDIPDARTATRSLGLAALFNAIAAGTHPYWVAMLMPLTLTLGVRLAWSRKLGPARVAALCGGIAALDVGLFALFGYFGGSGLGAEGFGDFSADLATLVNPMGWGRVLPDLPAAPRQGEGFGYLGAGALLLGVVACVSLFARMREARTLDWRRVLPAAVVVVLMAVYALSSRVTWLGQPVADLGALYAPLVKATNAFRASGRFVWPLHYLLVVGAVLLVARLWRGVPAVTVAALTVALALQAYDVREEKSALFKPVRFHRLKSAEWDALKGSYQHLALFPPQVQWVCRYDEPLVNALAYQAYRLKLTFNSGYASRTPEALAAECRAPLPAGGLDASTAYVVLPPHVRPFLDAGALCGLVEDLPVCVVASNTDAFAQGLARQPRR, via the coding sequence TTGAGCGAGCCCGCCCCCTCCCTGAGTCCGCCGCCCTCTTCGTCCACGTCCCACCGGGCCCTCGTCGTGGCGCGAGCGCTGGCGGTGCTCGGCGGGCTGGGCTGGTTCCTGTGGCTGGGCGGCGGGCCGGTGCTGCCGCCCACGCGCATCGACTGGATGATGCGCGAGGACTGGGCCGCGCACATCTTCGGCTGGCTCTTCTTCCGCAACGCGGACTGGACGCTGCCCCTGGGCGCGGCGCCCAACCACTTCCATCCGTATGGCTCGTCGGTGGCGCTCACGGACGGAAACCCGTGGGCGGCGCTGCTCTTCAAGCCCCTGTCGCCGCTCTTGCCCGTGGACTTCCAGTACACCGGGCCGTGGCTGGCCCTGTGCTACGCGCTGATGGGGTACTTCGGCGCGAAGCTGGTGGAGACGGTGTCCCCGCGCCCGGTGCCCATGGCGCTGGGTGGCACGCTGCTGGCGCTGTCGCCGGTGATGGCGGCGCGCTTCGGCCACCCCACGCTGTGCGCGCACTGGCTGCTGCTGGCCCTGCTGTGGCTCAACCTGCGGGACATCCCGGACGCGCGCACCGCGACGCGGAGCCTGGGCCTCGCGGCCCTCTTCAACGCCATCGCGGCAGGCACCCATCCGTACTGGGTGGCCATGTTGATGCCGCTGACGCTGACGCTCGGGGTGCGGCTCGCCTGGAGCCGGAAACTCGGCCCCGCGCGCGTCGCGGCGCTGTGCGGGGGCATCGCGGCGCTGGACGTGGGGCTGTTCGCCCTCTTCGGCTACTTCGGCGGCAGCGGACTGGGCGCGGAGGGCTTCGGGGACTTCTCCGCGGACCTGGCCACGCTGGTGAACCCCATGGGTTGGGGGCGCGTGCTGCCGGACCTGCCCGCCGCGCCCCGGCAGGGCGAGGGCTTCGGCTACCTGGGCGCGGGGGCGCTGCTGCTCGGCGTCGTGGCGTGCGTGAGCCTGTTCGCGCGCATGCGGGAGGCGCGCACGCTGGACTGGCGCCGGGTGCTGCCCGCGGCGGTGGTGGTGGTGCTCATGGCCGTCTACGCGCTGTCGTCCCGCGTGACGTGGCTGGGCCAGCCGGTGGCGGACCTGGGCGCGCTGTACGCGCCGCTGGTGAAGGCGACGAACGCGTTCCGCGCGTCCGGCCGCTTCGTCTGGCCGCTGCACTACCTGCTCGTCGTCGGCGCGGTGCTGCTGGTGGCGCGCCTGTGGCGCGGCGTGCCCGCGGTGACGGTGGCCGCGCTGACGGTGGCGCTGGCGCTCCAGGCGTACGACGTGCGCGAGGAGAAGAGCGCCCTCTTCAAGCCCGTGCGCTTCCACCGCCTGAAGTCCGCGGAGTGGGACGCGCTGAAGGGCTCCTATCAACACCTGGCCCTCTTCCCGCCGCAGGTGCAGTGGGTGTGCCGCTACGACGAGCCGCTGGTGAACGCGCTGGCGTATCAGGCGTACCGGCTGAAGCTGACGTTCAACAGCGGCTACGCGTCGCGCACGCCGGAGGCGCTGGCCGCGGAGTGCCGCGCGCCCCTGCCCGCGGGCGGCCTGGACGCGAGCACCGCGTACGTGGTGCTGCCGCCGCACGTGCGCCCCTTCCTCGACGCGGGCGCGCTCTGCGGACTCGTGGAGGACCTGCCCGTGTGCGTGGTGGCGAGCAACACGGATGCGTTCGCGCAGGGGCTCGCGCGTCAGCCCCGCCGCTGA
- a CDS encoding VOC family protein, with translation MTKHAAGTVSWVDLMAWDLAKAQDFYGALFGWTFEAGSKENGYYTMAHKAGHPVAALMPRPGDAPFPPIWNTYFAVESVDRSVARLKELGGKVMLEPMDVMDAGRMAFGADNTGAPFGFWQPNQFPGSGLMNEPGAAAWFEAKTHDGAKAVAFYKDLFGMTADKMPDDRMQYWVLKKDGGEAAGVMQLDDKTSAEVPAHWMITFAVSNTDEAAATVTAKGGKVLMQPFDSPYGRIAIVADPGGAAFGVITLARPA, from the coding sequence ATGACGAAGCACGCTGCGGGGACGGTGTCCTGGGTGGACCTGATGGCCTGGGACCTGGCGAAGGCCCAGGACTTCTACGGGGCGCTGTTCGGCTGGACGTTCGAGGCCGGCTCGAAGGAGAACGGCTACTACACGATGGCCCACAAGGCGGGCCACCCGGTGGCCGCGCTGATGCCACGTCCCGGCGACGCGCCGTTCCCTCCCATCTGGAACACCTACTTCGCCGTGGAGAGCGTGGACCGCTCCGTCGCCCGCCTGAAGGAGCTGGGCGGCAAGGTGATGCTGGAGCCCATGGACGTCATGGACGCGGGACGCATGGCCTTCGGTGCGGACAACACCGGCGCGCCCTTCGGCTTCTGGCAGCCCAACCAGTTCCCCGGCTCGGGGCTGATGAACGAGCCCGGCGCCGCGGCCTGGTTCGAGGCCAAGACGCACGACGGCGCGAAGGCCGTCGCCTTCTACAAGGACCTCTTCGGCATGACGGCGGACAAGATGCCGGACGACCGGATGCAGTACTGGGTCCTGAAGAAGGACGGCGGTGAGGCGGCCGGCGTGATGCAGCTCGACGACAAGACGTCCGCCGAGGTGCCGGCCCACTGGATGATCACCTTCGCCGTGTCCAACACCGACGAGGCCGCGGCCACCGTCACCGCCAAGGGCGGCAAGGTGCTCATGCAGCCGTTCGATTCACCCTACGGCCGCATCGCCATCGTGGCCGACCCCGGCGGCGCGGCCTTCGGCGTCATCACCCTGGCCCGGCCGGCGTAA
- the larC gene encoding nickel pincer cofactor biosynthesis protein LarC, with protein MRRILYLEPVGGIAGDMFLAAGIDLGVSPDALAQALSGLNVPGWKLAVSRAVRHAISGTHLDVVLDAKEAHPHRAYADIRQLIEAAPTLPERAKARALAVFRAIGEAEAKVHGVSIDAIHFHEVGAVDSIVDICGAAVVLELLGDPEVHAAPPPLGSGTIRVAHGQMPIPVPATLELLRDVPVRFEGVGELTTPTGAALLKVLTKIGHPPDFIVEKVGYGVGTKDFRDRPNVLRASLGRVETQATEGLWVVEANLDDATPQLLAHLVERLLEVGAKDAWVSPVVMKKGRPAHLLGALVEGGLREAVVDALLRESTSLGVRYHRVERHALERDFVEVDTPWGRVRVKRGLRDGRVLNAHPEFDDCVRLARAAGVPVKQVMAAAMAALTPAGPG; from the coding sequence ATGCGGCGCATCCTCTACCTGGAGCCCGTGGGTGGCATCGCCGGGGACATGTTCCTGGCGGCGGGCATCGACCTGGGCGTTTCACCGGACGCGCTTGCGCAGGCGCTGTCCGGCCTCAACGTGCCGGGCTGGAAGCTGGCGGTGTCGCGCGCGGTGCGCCACGCCATCAGCGGCACGCACCTGGACGTGGTGCTGGACGCGAAGGAGGCGCACCCGCACCGCGCCTACGCGGACATCCGCCAGCTGATTGAAGCCGCGCCCACGCTGCCGGAGCGCGCGAAGGCGCGGGCCCTGGCGGTGTTCCGCGCCATCGGCGAGGCCGAGGCGAAGGTGCACGGCGTGTCCATCGACGCCATCCACTTCCATGAGGTGGGCGCGGTGGACTCCATCGTGGACATCTGCGGCGCCGCCGTGGTGCTGGAGCTCCTGGGCGACCCGGAGGTGCACGCCGCGCCGCCGCCGCTGGGCAGCGGCACCATCCGCGTGGCGCACGGCCAGATGCCCATCCCCGTGCCCGCGACGCTGGAGCTCCTGCGCGACGTGCCCGTGCGCTTCGAGGGCGTGGGCGAATTGACGACGCCCACGGGCGCCGCGCTGCTCAAGGTGCTGACGAAGATTGGCCACCCGCCGGACTTCATCGTGGAGAAGGTGGGCTACGGCGTGGGGACGAAGGACTTCCGCGACCGGCCCAACGTGCTGCGCGCGTCGCTGGGCCGCGTGGAGACGCAGGCCACTGAAGGGCTGTGGGTGGTGGAGGCGAACCTGGATGACGCCACGCCGCAGCTCCTGGCGCACCTGGTGGAGCGGCTGCTGGAGGTGGGCGCGAAGGACGCGTGGGTGTCCCCGGTGGTGATGAAGAAGGGCCGGCCGGCGCACCTGTTGGGCGCGCTGGTGGAGGGCGGCCTGCGCGAGGCGGTGGTGGACGCGCTCTTGCGTGAGTCCACGTCGCTGGGCGTGCGCTACCACCGGGTGGAGCGCCACGCGCTGGAGCGCGACTTCGTGGAGGTGGACACGCCCTGGGGCAGGGTCCGCGTGAAGCGCGGCCTGCGGGACGGCCGGGTGCTCAACGCGCACCCGGAGTTCGACGACTGCGTCCGGCTGGCCCGTGCGGCCGGCGTGCCGGTGAAGCAGGTGATGGCCGCCGCGATGGCGGCGCTTACGCCGGCCGGGCCAGGGTGA
- the larB gene encoding nickel pincer cofactor biosynthesis protein LarB, with the protein MDEKALRALLGQVKTGKVSLDDAVGKLKDLPYAELGYATVDTHRNLRFGFPEVVLGEPKTVEQLLGIVGALVERKQTVLVTRLQPDKAEALVARFPKGEYHPVARIFHLAQRKVKAGRVAIVTGGTSDIPVAEEAALTAQAMGADVRRVYDVGVAGIHRLLRRREEIQECHVAVAVAGMEGALASALGGLVGIPVVAVPTSVGYGANLGGISALLSMVNSCASNVATMNIDNGFGGGFYAALISRTKGRS; encoded by the coding sequence ATGGACGAGAAGGCGCTCAGGGCCCTGCTGGGCCAGGTGAAGACGGGCAAGGTCAGCCTGGACGACGCGGTGGGCAAGCTGAAGGACCTGCCGTACGCGGAGCTGGGCTACGCGACGGTGGACACGCACCGCAACCTGCGGTTCGGCTTCCCGGAGGTGGTGCTGGGCGAGCCCAAGACGGTGGAGCAGCTCTTGGGCATCGTCGGCGCGCTGGTGGAGCGCAAGCAGACGGTGCTGGTGACGCGGCTGCAGCCGGACAAGGCCGAAGCCCTGGTGGCGCGCTTCCCCAAGGGCGAGTACCACCCGGTGGCGCGCATCTTCCACCTGGCCCAGCGCAAGGTGAAGGCGGGCCGCGTCGCGATTGTCACGGGCGGCACCAGCGACATCCCCGTGGCGGAGGAGGCGGCGCTCACCGCGCAGGCCATGGGCGCGGACGTGCGGCGCGTCTACGACGTGGGCGTGGCGGGCATCCACCGGCTGCTGCGCCGGCGTGAGGAGATTCAGGAGTGCCACGTCGCCGTGGCGGTGGCGGGCATGGAGGGGGCGCTGGCGTCCGCGCTGGGCGGCCTGGTCGGCATCCCGGTGGTGGCGGTGCCCACGTCGGTGGGCTACGGCGCGAACCTCGGGGGCATCTCCGCGCTGCTCTCGATGGTGAACTCGTGCGCCTCCAACGTGGCCACGATGAACATCGACAACGGGTTTGGCGGCGGCTTCTACGCGGCGCTCATCTCCCGCACCAAGGGACGGAGCTGA
- a CDS encoding chemotaxis protein CheC, with protein MSPPLPSDAQLDALREVANIGCGHGANALARLVGGRVDLSVPEVRVTDATQGPALFADEAPAVAVRLGMTGELRGALVLAMPSVDAEALESALLRGHPASPEERESALAEAANILASACLSAIGRLTGWRLLPSVPQLQRGPVRPVLAGVLGDVEPGPGVVLAARFSAPGPTPLGGQMLLVLERGSAQALLSRLGL; from the coding sequence GTGAGCCCCCCCCTGCCCAGTGACGCGCAGCTCGACGCCCTGCGCGAGGTGGCCAACATCGGCTGTGGACACGGCGCCAACGCCCTGGCCCGGCTGGTGGGTGGCCGCGTGGACCTGTCCGTCCCCGAGGTGCGCGTCACGGACGCCACCCAGGGGCCCGCGCTCTTCGCGGATGAAGCCCCCGCCGTCGCCGTGCGCCTGGGCATGACGGGAGAGCTGCGCGGCGCGCTGGTGCTGGCGATGCCGTCCGTGGACGCGGAGGCGCTGGAGTCCGCGCTGCTGCGCGGCCACCCGGCTTCCCCCGAGGAGCGCGAGAGCGCCCTGGCCGAGGCCGCGAACATCCTGGCCAGCGCATGCCTGTCCGCCATCGGGCGGCTGACGGGCTGGCGGCTGTTGCCCTCCGTGCCCCAGCTCCAGCGCGGGCCCGTGCGCCCGGTGCTGGCAGGCGTGCTGGGCGACGTGGAGCCGGGGCCGGGCGTGGTGCTGGCGGCGCGCTTCTCGGCGCCCGGGCCCACGCCGCTGGGCGGACAGATGCTGCTGGTGCTGGAGCGCGGGAGCGCCCAGGCGCTGCTGTCCCGGCTGGGCCTCTAG
- a CDS encoding chemotaxis protein CheA has translation MTMDMSRYLGLFISEATEHLEALGRDLVELEREATASTVDSMFRHAHSVKGMASSMGFEPIAMLAHRVEDLVDAVRQDRKLLDRDLVDLLLSATDTLTAQVRAVSSNREPELAEGLLKQLGTRVQSLTGHAPAATRVAHVNVLKPATPSGDDGEGSGGGEGPSGASGSGTPGGSAGPAPGSGTPGGSAASASGTSASSGAEPSTPGDATAGSAGPSTPEASGSGASSTAVPSALAVMPPATLMPPRDLSGPDALYGAPGARSLAVVPENDPSASVVALSSGLKAVTSVADGKAGVPRWSVRLRISPTCQVPGVRAFLVHKRLSSLGTLVDLRPPLEELKAGRIPDGYIQVDMETGVGDAGIQAALRNVAEVEVVSVALAVPEPPVLPVVAPASDPARATADAGSRTVRVRTELLDYFLDTVGELMLATARLREVGKVLPENTRPALEEGVYRLHTLVKDLHDKVMSARMTPLSLITDRLPRAARDLARRKEREVELVITGAEIELDRAILDELADPLLHLLRNCIDHGLESPEERVAAKKSARGRVTVTVRRARDRVIIDIEDDGRGMDPAKLKASALKRGLITEDAAHRLADRDAFLLSCLPGVSTAKDITDISGRGVGMDAVKRVVESVGGTLEIDSERGRGTTFTLRLPLTVAVVHLLLVEVGEEVFGLPIAKVVGATEADPESLSKSRETALLPHGNGLLPVHALEALLGVPATPKPGYRPFVVMEGDAGTGKVALAVDRLLGQEEVVLKPLSRPLDLLPGLSGVTILGSGRPVFILDVPRLLTA, from the coding sequence ATGACGATGGACATGTCCCGGTACCTGGGCCTCTTCATCTCGGAGGCCACCGAGCACCTGGAGGCGCTCGGACGGGACCTCGTGGAGCTGGAGCGCGAGGCCACCGCCAGCACCGTGGACTCGATGTTCCGGCACGCCCACTCGGTGAAGGGCATGGCGTCGTCCATGGGCTTCGAGCCCATCGCGATGCTGGCGCACCGGGTGGAGGACCTGGTGGACGCGGTGCGGCAGGACCGCAAGCTCCTGGACCGGGACCTGGTGGACCTGCTGCTGAGCGCCACGGACACGCTCACGGCCCAGGTGCGCGCCGTCTCGTCCAACCGCGAACCGGAGCTGGCCGAGGGGTTGCTCAAGCAACTGGGCACCCGCGTGCAGTCGCTCACCGGCCACGCCCCCGCCGCGACCCGCGTGGCCCACGTCAACGTACTCAAGCCCGCGACCCCGTCCGGAGATGACGGGGAGGGCTCGGGAGGCGGCGAGGGCCCTTCGGGGGCCTCGGGTTCGGGGACGCCGGGCGGCTCCGCCGGGCCCGCGCCGGGTTCGGGGACGCCGGGCGGCTCCGCGGCTTCGGCCTCGGGAACCTCCGCGTCGAGCGGAGCCGAGCCTTCGACCCCGGGGGACGCCACAGCCGGTAGCGCCGGACCTTCGACCCCGGAGGCCTCCGGTTCGGGCGCTTCCAGCACCGCGGTGCCCTCCGCCCTGGCGGTGATGCCGCCGGCCACGCTGATGCCGCCTCGCGACCTGAGCGGCCCGGATGCCCTCTACGGCGCCCCAGGCGCGCGGTCCCTGGCGGTGGTGCCGGAGAACGACCCTTCCGCCTCCGTGGTGGCGCTGTCCTCCGGGCTCAAGGCCGTGACCAGCGTCGCGGACGGCAAGGCCGGCGTGCCCCGTTGGTCGGTGCGCCTGCGCATCTCCCCCACGTGTCAGGTGCCCGGCGTGCGCGCGTTCCTCGTGCACAAGCGGCTGTCCTCCCTGGGCACGCTGGTGGACCTGCGCCCGCCCCTGGAGGAGCTCAAGGCCGGCCGCATCCCGGACGGCTACATCCAGGTGGACATGGAGACCGGCGTGGGCGACGCCGGCATCCAGGCGGCCCTGCGCAACGTGGCGGAGGTGGAGGTCGTCTCCGTCGCTCTCGCCGTCCCGGAGCCGCCCGTGCTCCCCGTCGTCGCGCCCGCTTCGGACCCGGCGCGCGCCACCGCGGACGCGGGCTCCCGCACGGTGCGCGTGCGCACGGAGCTGCTCGACTACTTCCTCGACACGGTGGGGGAGCTGATGCTCGCCACCGCGCGCCTGCGCGAAGTGGGCAAGGTGCTGCCGGAGAACACGCGCCCCGCGCTGGAGGAGGGCGTCTACCGGCTGCACACGCTGGTGAAGGACCTGCACGACAAGGTCATGAGCGCGCGCATGACGCCGCTGTCGCTCATCACCGACCGGCTGCCCCGCGCCGCGCGCGACCTCGCCCGCCGCAAGGAGCGCGAGGTGGAGCTGGTCATCACCGGCGCCGAAATCGAGCTCGACCGCGCCATCCTCGACGAGCTGGCCGACCCGCTGCTGCACCTGTTGCGCAACTGCATCGACCACGGCCTGGAGTCCCCGGAGGAGCGGGTGGCCGCGAAGAAGTCCGCACGCGGCCGCGTCACCGTCACCGTGCGCCGCGCCCGCGACCGCGTCATCATCGACATCGAGGACGACGGCCGGGGCATGGACCCCGCGAAGCTCAAGGCCTCCGCGCTCAAGCGCGGGCTCATCACCGAGGACGCCGCCCACCGCCTGGCGGACCGCGACGCGTTCCTCCTGTCGTGCCTGCCGGGCGTCTCCACCGCCAAGGACATCACCGACATCTCCGGCCGCGGCGTGGGCATGGACGCGGTGAAGCGCGTGGTGGAGAGCGTGGGCGGCACGCTCGAAATCGACAGCGAGCGCGGCCGGGGCACGACCTTCACGCTGCGCCTGCCGCTCACCGTCGCCGTGGTGCACCTGCTCCTCGTCGAAGTAGGGGAAGAGGTGTTCGGCCTGCCCATCGCCAAGGTGGTGGGCGCCACGGAGGCGGATCCGGAATCCCTGAGCAAGAGCCGTGAGACGGCCCTGCTGCCGCACGGCAATGGTCTGCTTCCGGTGCACGCGCTGGAGGCGCTCCTGGGCGTGCCCGCGACGCCGAAGCCCGGCTACCGGCCCTTCGTGGTGATGGAGGGCGACGCCGGCACCGGCAAGGTGGCGCTGGCGGTGGATCGCCTCCTGGGGCAGGAGGAAGTCGTGCTCAAACCCTTGTCCCGCCCCCTGGACTTGCTGCCGGGACTGTCCGGCGTGACCATCCTGGGCAGCGGTCGTCCCGTGTTCATCCTGGACGTCCCGAGGTTACTGACCGCGTGA
- a CDS encoding response regulator: MAKRVLVVDDAIFMRNMIKDIFASGGFEVVGEAANGLEAVEKFKELKPDLTTMDIVMPFKSGIEATREIIKADSSAVVIMCSALGQESLVMEAIEAGASDFIVKPFRAEDVLAVVKKVLGEA; this comes from the coding sequence ATGGCTAAGCGGGTGCTGGTCGTCGACGACGCCATCTTCATGCGCAACATGATCAAGGACATCTTTGCGTCTGGAGGGTTCGAGGTCGTCGGTGAGGCGGCCAACGGCCTGGAGGCCGTGGAGAAGTTCAAGGAGTTGAAGCCGGACCTCACGACGATGGACATCGTGATGCCCTTCAAGAGTGGCATTGAGGCCACGCGGGAAATCATCAAGGCCGACAGCAGCGCGGTCGTCATCATGTGCTCGGCGCTCGGGCAGGAGAGCCTGGTGATGGAGGCCATCGAGGCAGGCGCCTCGGACTTCATCGTCAAGCCGTTCCGGGCGGAGGACGTGCTGGCGGTCGTCAAGAAGGTGCTGGGCGAGGCCTGA
- a CDS encoding chemotaxis protein CheW, whose translation MRHVIFRVEKERYGLPLSAVREVVVPPERYTRVPRAPAAITGVMNLRGRVVTVVELRQLLHLPEGPTPLCRVVLLDRGRRDLGLLVTDVDGIEAVERVSAAPGKVMPAVRGVARLGGLGVTVLDPEGLDAAVVALFTPSK comes from the coding sequence GTGCGGCACGTCATCTTCCGGGTCGAGAAGGAACGCTACGGGTTGCCCTTGTCGGCCGTCCGGGAGGTCGTCGTCCCCCCGGAGCGCTACACCCGTGTACCGCGGGCCCCCGCCGCCATCACCGGGGTGATGAACCTGCGGGGCCGGGTGGTGACGGTGGTGGAGCTGCGCCAGTTGCTCCACCTGCCAGAAGGTCCCACGCCCCTGTGCCGGGTCGTGCTACTGGACCGGGGTCGCAGGGATTTGGGCCTCCTGGTGACGGACGTGGACGGCATCGAGGCGGTGGAGCGCGTCAGCGCCGCGCCGGGCAAGGTCATGCCCGCGGTTCGCGGCGTTGCCCGCCTGGGCGGTCTGGGAGTGACCGTGCTGGATCCGGAAGGACTTGATGCGGCGGTCGTTGCCTTGTTCACTCCCTCCAAGTGA